In the Wyeomyia smithii strain HCP4-BCI-WySm-NY-G18 chromosome 2, ASM2978416v1, whole genome shotgun sequence genome, one interval contains:
- the LOC129724167 gene encoding uncharacterized protein LOC129724167 has translation MGRKCEVISCASNDNKNCVKSFYKFPTCENICYEWVKFCESVYLEQLFYSCGPTALNQNQMCSDHFGPESLRDPSRKDKGLKTGSILTNAIQRYKSDGHQVTLDQREDFFEYEYLDESTILRGDDESVVYESYLVENILEDQSSCHEVDSCEPIVEGNSALHDDFFLYMQLKSSRYQSKQTQSLFLK, from the exons ATGGGCAGAAAATGTGAAGTGATTTCCTGTGCCAGTAATGATAACAAAAACTGTGTAAAATCATTCTATAAGTTTCCAACCTGCGAAAATAT CTGCTATGAATGGGTGAAATTTTGTGAGTCTGTTTATTTAGAGCAATTATTTTACAGCTGTGGACCCACAGCATTGAATCAGAATCAAATGTGTTCAGACCATTTCGGACCAGAGTCACTGCGTGATCCTTCCCGAAAAGACAAAGG ACTAAAAACCGGATCAATACTAACAAACGCGATTCAACGATACAAGTCCGACGGTCACCAAGTTACCTTAGATCAACGAGAAGATTTCTTCGAATACGAGTATCTTGACGAATCAACGATACTGAGAGGCGACGATGAATCTGTCGTGTATGAAAGCTATTTAGTAGAGAATATTTTAGAGGATCAGAGTTCATGCCATGAGGTGGATTCATGCGAGCCGATCGTAGAAGGCAACAGTGCCCTGCacgacgatttttttttatatatgcaATTGAAGAGCTCCCGATACCAATCGAAACAAACCCAGTCGTTATTTTTGAAATAA